The Streptomyces sp. NBC_00335 DNA window CCTCGAGCGCCTCGGCGAGCAGCTCGGCCACGGCCTCCACGGCACGCGCCGGGTCCGCGTGCGTGGACAGCCCGAAGCGGAGGGCCTCGGCGAACTCCTCGTCGCCGAAGTGGATCGCGGCGACCGCGAGCTCCAGCTTGCCTCCGGGGAAGAAGTGGTACAGCGAGCCGAGGGTGGCCTGCGCCTCGCGGACGAGCTGCTTGACCGGCGTGTTCTCGTACCCGCCGTGCTGGAGGAGGCGCGAGGCGGTGCGGACGAGCCGCTCCCGCGTCCCGAGCCCGTCCGCCACCGCTGCCGTCGCTGTCGTCGCCGTCGTCGCCGTCGTCGCCGCTGCCGTCTTCGCCTCTGCTGCTGCCGCCATGGAGAAAACCCTACCCCGAGAACTAGATAGAGCGTTCGTTCTAGTGCGTGCTACGTTCGTTCCGAGCGCTGGATAGAGCGTTCGTTCTAGAGAAGCAGGCATCGATCCGAGGCGAGGAGAGCTCTGCGATGAACCAGGTCACCCACCAGGACGCGAAGCACGGCGCGAAGCACGACACGAACCAGGTCACCGTCATCGGACTCGGCCCCATGGGCAGGGCCATGGCCGCCGCGTACCTGGACGCGGGGTACGAGGTCACCGTCTGGAACCGCAGCCCCGGCAAGGACACCGAGCTCGTGGCCCGCGGCGCGCGGCGGGCCGGCGACGCCGCCGAGGCGGTCGCCGCGAGCGGGCTGACCGTGCTCAGCCTCATCGACGTGGACGCCATGTACACGGCCCTGGCCGACGCCGACCTCGACGGCCGGGTCCTGGCCAACCTGTCCTCCGACGTGCCCGACAAGGCCCGGGCGGCCGCCCGCTGGGCGCAGGAGCGCGGGGCCTCGTACCTCACGGGCGGGGTCAACGTCCCGCCCACCGGCATCGGCCGGGAGGGCTCGTCCGTCTTCGTCAGCGGCCCGGAGGAGGTCTACGCGGAGCACCGCGCGGCGCTCGACGTGCTCGCCGCCACGGACTACCGGGGCGCCGACGCCGGGTACGCGCAGCTCTACTACCAGCTCAACATGATCATGTTCTGGACCGCGTACACCGGCTGGTACCAGGCCCTCGCCGTGGCCCGGGCCAACGGCCTGACGGCCGCGGACATCGTGCCGTACGCCGGCTACACCGCCGACACCATGCGCGGCTTCTACGAGGGCTCCGCCCCGCTGATCGACGCGGACGCGCACGAGGGCACGTACGCGCGCCTCGCCATGTGCGCGGCCAGCGTGGAGCACACCCTGCACACCGCGGCCGACTCCGGTGTGGACACCGGGATCCTGACCGCGCACGCCGACCTGTACCGCCGCGGCGTCGCCGCGGGCTTCGGCGCCGACAGCAGCTCGCGGCTGATCCAGCTGCTGGGGGCGGGCGCCTGAGACCGCCTAGCCCGCGGCCACCTCGAACTCGATGGTCTTGCTTCCGCTCTGACCCCAGTCGGTGGTGACGTCGGCCTGCAGCGTGTAGGTGCCGACTTCCCTGAGGCTGTCGTCAAAGTTGAAGAGGGTGATGCTCGGCGGCCGGCAACGGCCGCTGCTGTGGAGCTTGACCACCTCGCCGGCGCGCTTGAGCGTCCACTGCACGTAGCAGCTGGTGTCCAGGCGACCCGTCGCGTCGTAGACCTCGGTGTTGGCGCCGGGCGTGGACCGGGCCCGCCAGACGTTCGGCCCGATCTTGCCGCTCGACCCCATCAGGATGCGAACGGTCAAGGGGCCGGTGTGCTGCGGGGATTGCCGCGCGGCAGGCGCGGAGGGCGGGTTCACCGGCCGCGAGTTCTCGGGCTCGGAAGCGGGCCGCCGCGACGGCGTGGTGCCCTGGTCGGTCCCGGACCGCTCCGTCTCCTGCACGACAGGCGGCACGCGCGTGGCACTGCCGGCGTCGGGCGACACCGAGCCGTTCGGACGCGACGAGGGCTGCAACGAGGCCTGCGCCGGGGGCTGTCCGGACGCCGCGGGCGGCGGGGCGTCCGAGGCCAGCAGCTCCTTGACGGCGACCAGTCCGCCGAGAACGGTGAAGATGAAAACGACGATGACGATGAAAGGGTGATCAGCCAGATTCTTCTGTCCGCCGCTCAACGAGATTCCCTCCCCTAACCCCGCTCTTCGCTGCCGGGGTGACCTCGTGGGCTGCCGACCCTAGCGGCTCCCGGACCACCCCTGCGGGCGAATGCCGACGCCGGCCCGACCGCCGGCCCGACCGCCGGCCCCGCCCGGCGCGCCAACGGCGCGCGAACGACGTCCGGCCGGTCCGGGCTCGCGCCCGGCCGGCCGGTGACGTACTGCGAGACCGGGCCCCGGACGGGGCCCGCTGCCTCCTACTCGGCGTCCGCCTCGCCCGTGCCGCGGTGGCCGAGGCCGGTGCGCGCGGTGGTGGGGATGCGGCCCAGCCGGCCCGCCTGGAAGTCGTCGAACGCCTGCTGCAGCTCGTGCTTGCTGTTCATCACGAACGGCCCGTAGT harbors:
- a CDS encoding TetR/AcrR family transcriptional regulator; translation: MAAAAEAKTAAATTATTATTATAAVADGLGTRERLVRTASRLLQHGGYENTPVKQLVREAQATLGSLYHFFPGGKLELAVAAIHFGDEEFAEALRFGLSTHADPARAVEAVAELLAEALEASDWRDGCPVTTTALESVGRLPELQEACAQAFANWQQLVAAKLLACGHPEAEARELAVTVINTLEGAEMTSQVTRSRTPLLLAGRHLSRLISSYATGTAPGRSA
- a CDS encoding NAD(P)-dependent oxidoreductase, which produces MNQVTHQDAKHGAKHDTNQVTVIGLGPMGRAMAAAYLDAGYEVTVWNRSPGKDTELVARGARRAGDAAEAVAASGLTVLSLIDVDAMYTALADADLDGRVLANLSSDVPDKARAAARWAQERGASYLTGGVNVPPTGIGREGSSVFVSGPEEVYAEHRAALDVLAATDYRGADAGYAQLYYQLNMIMFWTAYTGWYQALAVARANGLTAADIVPYAGYTADTMRGFYEGSAPLIDADAHEGTYARLAMCAASVEHTLHTAADSGVDTGILTAHADLYRRGVAAGFGADSSSRLIQLLGAGA